TCCTTTTTCCGGTCGGGTGGGGCGGCGCTTCGTGGCTACTAGTTGGTGCGAACCTGCATCACCCCGTCGCAGCCCCCGGTGATGGCGCGCGCGAGCAGGGTGGGCAGGGCATGCTCGCGGTAGGTGAGCGCGCGCAGCAGCATCGGCAGGTTCACTCCCGCGATCAGCTCGATGCGCCCGGGTTCGCGCAGCTTGGCCGCGACGTTGCAGGGCGTGGCGCCGTAGATGTCGGTGAGCATCAATACGCCATCGCCGTCGTTCACCCAGCCGAGCATCGTGCGCGCGGCGGGAAGGATGTCGAGCGGGTCGTCCTGCGCCGACAGGCCGAGCTGGGCGATCTGCGGTGGACGCTGGTTCAGCACGTGGCAGGCGCACTGGATCAGGGATTCGCCGAGGGTGCCGTGGGTTATCAGGAAAATGCCGATCATGTCGTCTCTCCGCCGGGCATGATTTTAGCCGAGTCACCGAGAGCCGTGCCGAAGTGAGGAGAGCGGCGCGTTCAGCGGCCCGGCGCAAGTCTGCGTTCGATGACGCCGGGTTTGAAGTGGCGGCCCTCGCCGGTCGCATCGTCGTGCACTGCCGCGCGACCGCGCCCATCATGCGCTCATCGACGCACTGGCCTGCACCGCATCGCTGCCGGCGCAGTTCCCCATCACTTCGGGGCGGAAGCCGTGGTGCGGACGTTATGGCGGTGAGGATGCGGGCGGGCCGTCGCCCGGGGCGGAGGGTTCAGGCCGAAACGTCGACCCGCCCTGGGCGCCGGCCGGGTTGGCCGTCGGGGCTGTAAGGCGTCTTTTCGGCCAGTTCGCGGATGAAATCGAGAATGCGCTGGTTGCCGCGCATGCGGATCTGCAACAGCTGTCCGCCCAGAGCGTTGAGGTGGGCGGCGTGTCCGGCCCGCTCCTGGAGGGCGAGCCAGTCGGACTCGCAGCCCGCTTCCCGCGCCGCCTCGAGGGCGCCGTCGAGGCCGGCGCCATAGCCCAGATGCTGCTGCACGGCCTGGCGCCGCGTCTCGGTCTGGCTGAGGGGCTCGAGCACCGCCTGCTTGGCGCGGGCGAGCTCCAGGATCCGTTCGCCGTCGACCTGCTCGGCGGCGAGCGCGCGCTGCTCTTCTTCGAGCAGGGCGATCAGGGCGTCGACGCGCTGGCGCTGTTCGACGAGAAGGCGCTGCAGGCTCACGCCCCGCTCTTGCCCTGAAGAAGTTCGCTGACGCTCTCGAGCAGGCGGTCGGCGATGCGCGCGGGGTCGATCGCGAGGCGGCCTTCGCGGATCGCTGCGCGCAGTTCGGCGACCCGGACGGGGTCGATGTCCTGGCGGCCGTCGGTGGCGCGCTGGCCGAGGTGGGAGATC
The window above is part of the Thauera aromatica K172 genome. Proteins encoded here:
- a CDS encoding PTS sugar transporter subunit IIA; this translates as MIGIFLITHGTLGESLIQCACHVLNQRPPQIAQLGLSAQDDPLDILPAARTMLGWVNDGDGVLMLTDIYGATPCNVAAKLREPGRIELIAGVNLPMLLRALTYREHALPTLLARAITGGCDGVMQVRTN
- a CDS encoding flagella synthesis protein FlgN; amino-acid sequence: MSLQRLLVEQRQRVDALIALLEEEQRALAAEQVDGERILELARAKQAVLEPLSQTETRRQAVQQHLGYGAGLDGALEAAREAGCESDWLALQERAGHAAHLNALGGQLLQIRMRGNQRILDFIRELAEKTPYSPDGQPGRRPGRVDVSA
- the flgM gene encoding flagellar biosynthesis anti-sigma factor FlgM yields the protein MKINSQSPLVRGGQGVQPADDAARTRGTAAAPSREAGTPAAISHLGQRATDGRQDIDPVRVAELRAAIREGRLAIDPARIADRLLESVSELLQGKSGA